TGTCTTCAAATCGTCGTTCAACCCACTAATTCAGCCAATCGCAGGCTGCCTCCAAAAGTGTCTGACGAGCTGGCGATTTCGGGGCGAACCCCTTGCCAATGTGCTCGTTCAATAATCGTTTGCGCCCATTTGTAATGGGTCGCAGGCTCGCACATGGCGTCGTTGAACCTGAACACCGCAGGCGCCGCCTCACTCAGTATTTGGCGTGCACTGTTCAGATCTTCAAGGCTGACTTGCAACGCCTTGTGGATAGCTGCAATTTGCGACGGGTGGATTGCGGTTTTACCCACAAGCCCGTGAGCCATATCCAGCGCCAGCTCTTGCTCCAGCAGGTGCGGAGTGTTGAGTTGTTCAAACACCGGCGCGGTCAGGGCAAAGCCTGCCGACCCCATGACCCCGCACAACATCGCAATCACGTAGCTCATGGGCGTGCTGTAAAGGGTCATCGTAGGGGGGCGGCGCAAGCCCAGGCAGCCCATCAAATCGTTGCCGCCGATGCGCAAGGCAATAATACGCCCCGGCAATTGCTCAAGCATGGCGCTGCGCAGCTCAACCATGGCATTGGGGACAAAGACGTCCGGGGTCTCCAGGGTTGGCATCAGCATCAAGTCTTCGCGGGTAACCGCCTGCTGCCACTCGCGGATATTGCTCAGGCTCAGCTTGGGCACTACGAAACCGTCGACATGGCGCATCAGCGACCACTCATTGAGCACCGCTGCCATCGCCGCATCCCGCGGCCGCACAAACAGGATCGGCCCGCTGGACGGGCGACCGCCGCGCGCCTCGATCCCCAGCAAGAGACTCTTGAGGTTGTTCAGCCCCTGTTGCACGTCGGTTTCGGCCACCGCGTCTTCCAGGCACACCACCAGCGAACGCAAACCCTGGATCTTCTCGCCCAGCACCACTTCCAGAATATCGGGACGGGTGGCCGGCATATAAAGAGTGGCGCCCAAGGCATAGGCTGAATGCTTGATCATCAGCGAACACTCCTGATTACGGTCACGGCGCGATAAGGCCCCAATTGATCACCCACCTCCTGAACCTCGATATTGGCCTGGCGCGTCAGGTGCAGCAGCAACTGCACGTCCTGATCATCACGATCACGCACCAGCACGTGGTCCGGCACCCGGCGCATCACGGCGCGGGTGGCCTCGGCGATACCCGGTTTGACCCGGTTGGGGTTGGTCACCGCAAATCGGGTCGAGATACGTTCGACCGCAGCCACCGCCGAGTGTTGCAAAGCCAATGCCTGCTCCGGTGTCCAGGGTTGAGCCGATGCCTGCGGCGCCAGCTGCGCTCGCTCGGCTTCGATACTGTGGATAAAACCCATGGTCACGTCGTGCTCAGCCAAGTGGTCGTACACCACGCAACCATGCAGGCCCGGGTCTTGCGGCCAGATGGAGCGTGAAACAAGGCCGGAAACCGTCGCCCCGAGGATGCCCGACGGGATCAGCCAGTCTTCAGCCGAAGCCGCCAGCCAGGCGCGACCACAAGGGTCGGCCAGCACTACCAGACGCGGATCTGCCGGGAAACGCGAATCGCCCGCCAGGCTGTCGCGGATCTGGCCGCTGATCGCGCCCTTGCCGGTCCAGCCATCAACAAACACGATGTTCTCGGCACCGTGGGCCTTGATGATAGCTTCGAGTGCCACGTTGTCGATTCCACGGTCACGAATAATGCTGATCCCGTAGTGCCGGGCCTCGCGGCCCAGATCGAGCAGCGCCCGGCGCAGCAATACGCCCAGCGGCAAACCGGCCCGCACAAACGACACCAGCGCAATCGAAGGGCCGCTGTAACGTTCATTCAACGCCTGGGCCAGCGCCTGCACATCGGCCGCCATACGGGCACCGTTCTGCGCCAGAGCAAGCTGATACAGGTTTTTATGGGTGTCGGAGGGCGGATGTTCCTCGCTGATCATCTCGGAGTAATGGCGCTGCTGAGTCTGAATCAGGCGCTCTTTTTCCTGCACGTCAGTGGCTTCAATCTGCATGGCGCGCAGTAAAAAGTGCACGTCATCGGCGTCATAGCTGCCACTGCCGACGGTGTTCAGCCCTGCAAAAGCGTTACTCATGGCTGACGCTCGCCAGCACATGGGAAGCCAACTGACCGCGCTTGGGCGTGCCCCACCAGTCGCACTCGGCCATAAAGCCCAGGTCCGAGACGCTGTCACCAAAGCCCAGCAACGGCCGCTTGCCGTTGATCGCCTGATCGCGACGTATCCACTCGCGCACCGCTTCACGTTTTTGCAGCGCTACGGGCAGGAACGCCAGGTTGTTGCCATTGCCGTGTACATACAGCCCGTCCAGCAAGCCCCGCGCCTTGACCTCGGCCAACACGGTGAGCAGCGCTTCGTCGGTTTCGTTGTTGTGCTTGGTGACCACGTAATTGGCCAGCCCCTGCTCTTCAACCACCCAACCGCGCAGCGAAAAACCAAGCTCGGCGCCAATGGCCAGGGTTTGCTCGCTCAACTGGTGCAGACGGGTCTGCTCAAGTGCCAGCTGGTCGCACATGCGGGCATGCCAGTCCAGGTCCAGCGAACCGTCCGGGTTGAGAATCACCCCGCCATGGGCGCAGACCGCACCGTGGGCGAAGGGCAATTGCACCCGTTGATAGGCCTCGATGCTGCGCGCAGTCACGGGAACCACGTCGCTGGTGGCCAGCAGCCATTCCACAAAGCTTTTTTGTGTCGCGCTCATAAAGCCATTGGGCTGACCGTCTACGTCCAGCGTGGCGGCAAAGCGGGGCTCATCGCCCATTTTGCGGGCGGTCTGAAACAGGGTGTCGTCCAGATCGACGAACACCAGCGGGCGATTACTGCTCATCTACGATCACCTGCGCATTCAATGCGCTGATCAGCGCCGGGTCGACGGCAGCCGCCGGGGTTTCACTGCAAATCAGCACCCGGTCAAACTGGCCCGGGGCGACGTTGTAAAGGAAGTTGGGAATACCCAGCCCGTAGTTGTCAGAGAACGACAATGCGTGGTCGATGGCATGGCCCAGGGCAATCGGGGAGCGGCTGGTGGAGCTGAAGTGCACGTCGGCACCCGCCCGTTCCAGGCGCTCGGCCAACAGGAATGGTGGCCAGACATATTCGCTGGTACCGATGACCAATACCCGCTCTCCGGGCGCTACCTGCAAGTCGGGCGCCAGGGTGTCGAGGTGTTCACACACCCCCATACGGCCCCAGTCACGGCTCGGATCAAGCGCCCAGTCACCTTGGGCCACACTGCCCACCTCGGGCATGTCCGGCAGCTCAGCGGTGGGATCTTCGGCGAACGTGTAGCGACCGTCGAGCAACGAGACGCTGCTAACGTGGTCACCCATGGCCTTGCGTACAGCGTCCTGGGACCAGTCGGTCAGGGTCGCGGTGACGATGCGCTCAATCGAGTTGAGCCCCGCTTCGGCCAGCGCCCGGGACAGGTTGATAAAGGTATTGCCGGTCGACGCTTCGTCGTCCACCAGCACCAGCGAGCGGGCGCTGAGCATCAGGTCGCGGGTGTGCGCGTCTTGTGGCAGATGCAGCAGGTGCGAGCTGGCGTGGCTGTGCTCTTCTTCAAAGCGGGCGAACAGTTCGCTGCCCGTGGGGTGACGGCT
This genomic stretch from Pseudomonas deceptionensis harbors:
- a CDS encoding HpcH/HpaI aldolase/citrate lyase family protein; the encoded protein is MIKHSAYALGATLYMPATRPDILEVVLGEKIQGLRSLVVCLEDAVAETDVQQGLNNLKSLLLGIEARGGRPSSGPILFVRPRDAAMAAVLNEWSLMRHVDGFVVPKLSLSNIREWQQAVTREDLMLMPTLETPDVFVPNAMVELRSAMLEQLPGRIIALRIGGNDLMGCLGLRRPPTMTLYSTPMSYVIAMLCGVMGSAGFALTAPVFEQLNTPHLLEQELALDMAHGLVGKTAIHPSQIAAIHKALQVSLEDLNSARQILSEAAPAVFRFNDAMCEPATHYKWAQTIIERAHWQGVRPEIASSSDTFGGSLRLAELVG
- a CDS encoding cysteine protease StiP family protein, which translates into the protein MSNAFAGLNTVGSGSYDADDVHFLLRAMQIEATDVQEKERLIQTQQRHYSEMISEEHPPSDTHKNLYQLALAQNGARMAADVQALAQALNERYSGPSIALVSFVRAGLPLGVLLRRALLDLGREARHYGISIIRDRGIDNVALEAIIKAHGAENIVFVDGWTGKGAISGQIRDSLAGDSRFPADPRLVVLADPCGRAWLAASAEDWLIPSGILGATVSGLVSRSIWPQDPGLHGCVVYDHLAEHDVTMGFIHSIEAERAQLAPQASAQPWTPEQALALQHSAVAAVERISTRFAVTNPNRVKPGIAEATRAVMRRVPDHVLVRDRDDQDVQLLLHLTRQANIEVQEVGDQLGPYRAVTVIRSVR
- a CDS encoding phosphoribosyltransferase domain-containing protein; the protein is MNSGNPMTEPKVLHANLKRGRLEVQVNASTFEPQALFSFAERRNPKRAFLFVSRVLGRHIPARPSLMAESFNALAGKIPADLPGPVLVIGMAETAVGLGAGVHRALSRTRNDSVYLCSSRHPTGSELFARFEEEHSHASSHLLHLPQDAHTRDLMLSARSLVLVDDEASTGNTFINLSRALAEAGLNSIERIVTATLTDWSQDAVRKAMGDHVSSVSLLDGRYTFAEDPTAELPDMPEVGSVAQGDWALDPSRDWGRMGVCEHLDTLAPDLQVAPGERVLVIGTSEYVWPPFLLAERLERAGADVHFSSTSRSPIALGHAIDHALSFSDNYGLGIPNFLYNVAPGQFDRVLICSETPAAAVDPALISALNAQVIVDEQ